In Fibrobacter sp., one DNA window encodes the following:
- a CDS encoding AAA family ATPase → MQPQALRLSEITIANLRSIQRQTFPLSSFTALIGYNNAGKTNILMGIRWLLAHFSLDISYFDNPNEPVEVIGVFDGISEQVLARLGEEKAAAIMPYLITTGANAGRLSIKKLQRVPGENPDSVETFVFVPSNKRNGRNNKEWIRADEDFLSAFNRMFPESIAIWDFEGNQAFTKLLHEIFKPLERRFGGEINMLLSKFSDILSPESENRAEEMVAFDRDVNEKLRPLFPSVKVELDIPVPTLETFLKKASLKVIDEDDGFERDITRMGAGSKRAIQMALIRYLADIKKHHNNHYLSRTMLLIDSPELYLHPQAVELVRVALKNLSNEGYQVVFATHSAQMVTSEDVSTSLLIRKNKERGTFMRKRMEDAVHQVVQDAPSQLQMLFSLSNSNELLFADYVLLTEGKTELRVLPALFERITGQSFALIKCALVRQGGVSNTRKSMLVLGAMDMPVRAIVDLDYAFTTATHDGFLDFNDPDIRYCQNLFRELAFQHHLRLVNGLPVSKHSNTTAAQAYAMMAAMPEAERPIRSIHAKLRSQGIWVWTKGAIEEHLGLTAKNEATWSKFIERSKAQNFTKTLPDYASIEELCKWIIEGSQTY, encoded by the coding sequence ATGCAACCGCAAGCTTTAAGACTTTCTGAGATAACTATTGCAAATCTGCGCTCTATCCAGCGTCAGACGTTTCCCCTCAGTAGTTTTACAGCCCTAATCGGGTACAACAACGCCGGCAAGACCAACATTTTGATGGGAATCCGCTGGCTTTTGGCCCATTTTTCCCTAGACATCTCCTATTTCGACAATCCCAACGAGCCTGTGGAAGTCATAGGTGTCTTTGACGGTATTTCGGAACAAGTCCTGGCCCGCCTCGGCGAAGAAAAGGCGGCAGCAATTATGCCGTACCTGATTACCACAGGGGCCAACGCAGGCAGGCTCAGCATCAAGAAACTCCAGAGAGTTCCTGGTGAAAATCCGGATTCCGTAGAAACCTTCGTTTTCGTTCCGTCCAACAAGCGCAACGGCAGAAACAACAAGGAATGGATCCGGGCCGACGAAGATTTTCTGTCGGCATTCAACAGAATGTTCCCGGAATCCATCGCCATTTGGGACTTTGAAGGAAACCAGGCCTTCACCAAGCTGTTGCACGAAATTTTCAAGCCGTTGGAAAGGCGTTTCGGTGGTGAAATCAATATGCTGCTGAGCAAGTTCAGCGACATCCTTTCCCCGGAAAGCGAAAACAGGGCCGAAGAAATGGTCGCCTTCGATCGCGACGTCAATGAAAAACTGAGACCGCTGTTCCCCAGCGTCAAGGTGGAATTGGACATTCCTGTTCCCACGTTGGAAACTTTCCTGAAAAAGGCTAGCCTCAAGGTTATTGACGAAGACGACGGGTTTGAACGAGACATTACCCGCATGGGTGCAGGTTCCAAGCGCGCCATCCAGATGGCCTTGATCCGCTACCTTGCCGACATCAAGAAGCATCACAACAACCACTACCTGAGCCGTACCATGCTGCTCATCGATTCCCCGGAATTGTACCTGCATCCCCAGGCGGTTGAATTGGTGCGAGTCGCCCTGAAGAACTTGTCCAACGAGGGCTACCAGGTGGTGTTCGCCACCCACAGCGCCCAGATGGTCACTAGCGAAGATGTAAGCACTTCCCTCCTGATTCGTAAGAACAAGGAACGCGGCACCTTCATGCGAAAGCGAATGGAAGACGCTGTTCACCAGGTGGTGCAAGACGCTCCCAGCCAGCTGCAGATGCTGTTCAGTTTGAGCAACAGCAACGAATTGCTGTTTGCAGACTACGTTCTTTTGACCGAAGGAAAAACAGAACTTCGTGTTTTGCCCGCATTGTTTGAACGCATTACCGGGCAAAGTTTTGCTTTGATCAAGTGCGCCCTGGTTCGCCAAGGCGGTGTCAGCAACACCCGCAAGAGTATGCTGGTTCTTGGCGCCATGGACATGCCGGTACGCGCCATCGTGGACTTGGATTACGCTTTCACGACGGCCACTCACGACGGATTCCTGGACTTTAACGATCCGGACATCAGATACTGCCAGAATCTCTTTAGGGAATTGGCATTCCAGCACCATCTGCGTCTGGTAAACGGTCTCCCCGTAAGCAAGCACAGCAACACTACCGCTGCGCAGGCCTACGCCATGATGGCCGCCATGCCCGAAGCCGAGCGCCCCATCAGAAGCATTCATGCCAAGCTTCGCAGCCAAGGCATTTGGGTCTGGACCAAGGGCGCCATCGAAGAGCACCTGGGTTTGACAGCAAAGAACGAGGCCACCTGGAGCAAGTTCATTGAGCGCAGCAAGGCCCAGAATTTCACAAAGACCCTCCCCGACTACGCAAGCATCGAGGAACTTTGCAAGTGGATTATCGAAGGTAGTCAAACCTACTAA